CTGTTCGTCGACGATGTCGGTCGGGAATGCCTGATACCAGCTATTACCCGCCCGGACCGCGTCAGCGGTGGAGTAGGCGTGGGCATAGATCTGCCGGGAACGCTCGTCGAGCGAGGCGGGGTCCTTGGCCAGGCGGTCGAAGAGCCAATCGGCCAGGATTCGGGAGCGGCCCGCCAACAGCTGTTCCGGTAGTCCGCGGACCTGGTTGAAGGCAAACCACCACAGGTAGTAGCGGCCGGGGGTCGGTGTGCCGTCGACCTCCTGGTCGAGCTCGGGCAGCAGCCGCATGTCCGCCCAGGTCTCATCCGGATGCGGCACATCCAGGATGACGAGCTTCGTGGTCGCCTCGGGATAGATCGCCGCGTGTGCGGTCGCGACCATGGCCCCGATGTCGTGGCCCGCGAGCGTGGCGGTCGTCAATCCCAGATGCTTGATCAACTCGTGGATGTCGTGCGCCATCGTCTTCTTGTCGTAGCCCGCCTCGGGCTTGGTGGAGCCGCCCATCCCGCGCAGGTCCACGGCGATCACGCGATACCGCCGAGCCAACGCGGGCATCACCTTGTGCCACTGCCACCAGGTCTGCGGCCAGCCGCCCAACAGCAGCAGCGGTTCGCCGGTGCCCCCTTCGACGTAGTGCAGCCGGACGCCGTTGACCTCGGCGTGGTTGCTGGAGAAGTCGCCGTCGAGGGCGCGCGCCAGTTCGGCATCGGTCGGTGAATCTGTCTGCGGCACCGTCATTGCGTCGTCCTTCACGAGTACGGAATCGAAAACGGTACGAAGATCTCGTACCGTTGATGGTACGAGATCTTCGTACCGTCGAACTAGGCGTGTCAACCCTCGGCACGAGCTTCGGTACGCAATCCACGTACAGTTGTCGCCATGGTCGTGCTGCACCACCCCGACCCAGCGGAGATCGAACTCGTCGACGTTCTCGCCGCCTTGGGACACCCGGTCCGCCTGGACATCGCCCGCGCACTGGCCGACGGCGAAGAGCGGTACTGCGGCGAGGTCCTGCCCGATGTCCCCAAGTCCAGCAAGACCCACCATTGGCGAGCGCTCCGCGAGAGCGGCGTGCTCTTCCAGCGCCACGAGGGCCGCAGGTTCTATCTGTCCCTGCGCCGTGCCGATCTCGACGCCCGCTTCCCCGGACTGCTGGATCTCGTGCTGACCGAGCCCCGCTGATCGGCTACCGATTCGACGCCCGGCTCATCGCCAGAACAAGGCGACGATGACATTGGCCATCGCGATCATCCCCGCGCCGAGCAGCAGTGGCTTGAGGCCACTGTCATCGGCATCGGCCCTTCCAAGTCGGCGCGATCGCAGTAATCCGATCATCGATAGCGCGCCGACGACCAGCGCCAGGCCGAGCTTGACGATCATCTTCAGCTGATCGACTCCCAGGCCACCCACCTCGCGCGTCGCGATCAGACCACAACCCGTGATGATCGCGACGATGGCCCCGATGACCAGCGGAAGGAAGTCGAAGTTCCGCTTCCATGGCATTTGAAGGATGTACGAACCAATGATCGCCGACAGCCCGACGATGTGCGCGAACAAGAGCGAGTAACGGACGATGTCGAGGGTCGACACGGTCATCTCCAAGGGGTGAGTGATCACTTACTCACCCATCATCGGAGGGTGGGCGTCGTACTGTCAAGGCACAACGGATGCGGGGCAAGATGGCAATGAGCACACGGGATCGGATCGTCAAGTCGGCCGCCGAGGTGATGCGCGCCAAAGGAGTGACGTCGGCGACAACCCGCGAGATCGCGCGCGAGGCAGGTTGCTCGGAAGCATTGCTCTACAAGCACTTCGCGAGCAAACAGGAACTGTTCGTCGCGGTCCTGCGCGAGCGGCTCCCGCGCCTGCCGGATCTGGACGATCTCGTCGGCACACGTACCGTCGTAGAGAATCTTGTGGAGCTCGTCGAGGCCCTTCTCGAGTTCTATGTCGAGAGTTTCCCCATGGCAGCGACAATCTTCGGCAGCCCGGCACTGCGGGAGGCGCACCGAGCGAGCGTCTCGCAACTGGGGGCAGGCCCCGAGGGACCTGCCCTGCTCGTGCAGGCCTACCTTGAGGCCGAGGTCCGTGCCGGGCGACTGCCCCAAGATCTCCCAGCGCGAACCCTGGCCCGCGCACTGACCGGCGCAGCACTCTTCGAGGCGTTCCAGGCGGCTTACGCCGGCCAGGTCGCGATTGCGGAAGCCGGAATGCTCGCGCGCCGAATCGTCGAGTCCTTCGAAACTGGTCTCGGATGTCGCTGAGGAGCGGTCTTTCGTCCACGGTCGGGGCCTCTCGCGTCCCCGTCGGGACAGCGCAGACCCGTCGGTGTGTCATGGCACGATCGCAGGGTGAGGAGCAATTCTGCCGCGCAGCAGCATCGCCTGCAGGACCTCGCGTTGCTGCGCCGTGTCCGCGACCGCATCGACCGGGAGTACGCCCAGCCGCTGGATGTGGCCGCGCTGGCCCGTGGCGTCGGCATGTCGGCCGGACACCTCAGTAGGCTCTTCCGACAGGCCTACGACGAGACGCCGTACTCCTACCTGATGACCCGGCGCATCGAGCGCGCGATGGCACTCCTGCGGCGTGGTGATCTGAGCGTCACCGAGGTCTGCTTCGAGGTGGGCTGCTCATCGCTGGGCACCTTCAGCAGCCGCTTCAGCGAACTGGTCGGCATCCCGCCCAGCCTCTACCGGGCCAAGGCGTCGAGCGCGACCAAGGGCATGCCGGCCTGCGTGGCGAAACGAGTGACCAGACCGGTCAGGAATCGAGAAGCGCCCTCGCTCGTCCAGAACTAGCGTCACCAGCATGGACATCACGATTCATGCGAGTTTCCTCCCGCA
This Actinoalloteichus hymeniacidonis DNA region includes the following protein-coding sequences:
- a CDS encoding alpha/beta fold hydrolase, with protein sequence MTVPQTDSPTDAELARALDGDFSSNHAEVNGVRLHYVEGGTGEPLLLLGGWPQTWWQWHKVMPALARRYRVIAVDLRGMGGSTKPEAGYDKKTMAHDIHELIKHLGLTTATLAGHDIGAMVATAHAAIYPEATTKLVILDVPHPDETWADMRLLPELDQEVDGTPTPGRYYLWWFAFNQVRGLPEQLLAGRSRILADWLFDRLAKDPASLDERSRQIYAHAYSTADAVRAGNSWYQAFPTDIVDEQSYPKLSLPILALGGAQANYPMLAAVMPSKGTDVRLVEIADCGHYLPDEQPEAVVDALTDFLG
- a CDS encoding ArsR/SmtB family transcription factor; this translates as MVVLHHPDPAEIELVDVLAALGHPVRLDIARALADGEERYCGEVLPDVPKSSKTHHWRALRESGVLFQRHEGRRFYLSLRRADLDARFPGLLDLVLTEPR
- a CDS encoding TetR/AcrR family transcriptional regulator translates to MRGKMAMSTRDRIVKSAAEVMRAKGVTSATTREIAREAGCSEALLYKHFASKQELFVAVLRERLPRLPDLDDLVGTRTVVENLVELVEALLEFYVESFPMAATIFGSPALREAHRASVSQLGAGPEGPALLVQAYLEAEVRAGRLPQDLPARTLARALTGAALFEAFQAAYAGQVAIAEAGMLARRIVESFETGLGCR
- a CDS encoding helix-turn-helix transcriptional regulator codes for the protein MRSNSAAQQHRLQDLALLRRVRDRIDREYAQPLDVAALARGVGMSAGHLSRLFRQAYDETPYSYLMTRRIERAMALLRRGDLSVTEVCFEVGCSSLGTFSSRFSELVGIPPSLYRAKASSATKGMPACVAKRVTRPVRNREAPSLVQN